Proteins from a single region of Rhipicephalus sanguineus isolate Rsan-2018 chromosome 5, BIME_Rsan_1.4, whole genome shotgun sequence:
- the LOC119393483 gene encoding uncharacterized protein LOC119393483 has product MYALMVAAACTFGSGVALVPVQRLALDEQWLVNPEKISVPEFRLRALRPVSVDGRPLLFSCSAATDEPANISWDVSAGSSVVSVAWRTGLFGAVVVVDSLLSIKAPMSVRNASVACRITRPDGRHVALKASCPRLIKELVVTAQTSLVGNADNLRRAAAYGEMGHECFSERCKSRGATCRYSLLDRSLLCDCPTKKSIYDRFYDVCHKGQALHRVALISSVLITLTGVVLAMASLCGSLRQRCCEGTSTEKDASFKIPEWAEPNSYYMSTRFWVSEQPYFAMAHREARRPPKKYFSW; this is encoded by the exons aTGTACGCCTTGATGGTGGCTGCAGCTTGCACCTTCGGTTCCGGAGTCGCCCTCGTCCCGGTTCAGCGCCTGGCCTTGGACGAGCAGTGGCTAGTCAATCCAGAGAAAATTTCGGTTCCAGAATTCCGACTCCGCGCCTTGCGCCCCGTGAGCGTCGACGGCCGTCCCCTGCTCTTCAGCTGCTCAGCGGCAACTGATGAGCCGGCCAACATCTCCTGGGACGTGTCCGCGGGCAGCAGCGTGGTATCGGTGGCCTGGCGGACGGGTCTCTTCGGCGCCGTGGTGGTGGTGGACTCCCTGCTCAGCATCAAGGCACCTATGAGCGTTCGCAATGCGAGCGTCGCCTGTAGGATCACTCGGCCGGATGGACGGCACGTAGCGCTCAAG GCGTCGTGCCCGCGTCTAATTAAGGAGCTGGTGGTGACGGCGCAGACGTCCCTGGTGGGCAACGCGGATAACCTGCGGCGGGCAGCTGCGTACGGCGAGATGGGACACGAGTGCTTTAGCGAGCGCTGCAAGAGTCGCGGGGCAACCTGCAGGTATTCCCTACTCGATCGCTCGCTCCTGTGTGACTGCCCGACCAAGAAGTCCATCTACGACCGCTTCTACGACGTTTGCCACAAGGGGCAGGCTCTGCAC AGGGTGGCCCTGATTTCGTCTGTGCTGATCACACTCACGGGGGTGGTGCTGGCGATGGCCAGCCTGTGCGGCAGTCTGCGCCAGCGGTGCTGCGAGGGAACGAGCACCGAGAAGGATGCCTCTTTCAAGATACCGGAGTGGGCCGAGCCGAACAGCTATTACATGTCCACGCGCTTCTGGGTCTCCGAGCAGCCGTACTTCGCGATGGCCCACCGAGAAGCGAGGCGGCCTCCCAAGAAATACTTCTCTTGGTAG